From Mustela erminea isolate mMusErm1 chromosome 1, mMusErm1.Pri, whole genome shotgun sequence, a single genomic window includes:
- the P2RY12 gene encoding P2Y purinoceptor 12 gives MDNLTSVAANGSLCTRDYKITQVLFPLLYTVLFFVGLITNSLAMRIFFQIRNKSNFIIFLKNTVISDLLMILTFPFKILSDAKLGTGPLRTFVCQVTSVIFYFTMYISISFLGLITIDRYQKTTRPFKMSNPSNLLGAKILSVIIWAFMFLLSLPNMILTNRRPKDKNVKKCSFLKSEFGLVWHEIVNYICQVIFWINFLIVIVCYTLITKELYRSYVRTRGVGKVPKKKVNIKVFIIIAVFFICFVPFHFARIPYTLSQTRDVFDCSAENTLFYVKESTLWLTSLNACLDPFIYFFLCKSFKNSLMSMLKCCNSATSPSQQNRKKEQDGGDPSEETPM, from the coding sequence ATGGACAACCTCACCTCTGTGGCTGCAAATGGCAGTTTATGCACCAGAGATTACAAGATCACACAGGTCCTCTTTCCGCTCCTTTACACTGTCCTGTTTTTTGTTGGACTCATCACAAACAGTCTGGCTATGAGGATTTTCTTTCAAATCCGCAATAAATCtaactttatcatttttcttaagaACACAGTCATTTCTGATCTTCTCATGATTCTGACTTTTCCATTCAAAATTCTCAGCGATGCCAAACTGGGAACAGGACCACTGAGAACCTTTGTGTGCCAAGTGACCtctgtcatattttatttcacaatgtacatcagtatttcattccttggACTGATAACCATTGATCGCTACCAGAAAACCACCAGGCCATTTAAGATGTCCAACCCCAGCAATCTCTTGGGGGCTAAAATTCTCTCTGTCATAATTTGGGCATTCATGTTCTTACTCTCTTTGCCCAACATGATTCTGACCAACAGGAGGCCAAAAgacaagaatgtgaagaaatgcTCTTTCCTCAAATCAGAGTTTGGTCTGGTCTGGCATGAAATAGTCAATTACATCTGTCAAGTCATTTTctggattaattttttaattgtcattGTATGTTATACACTCATTACAAAAGAACTATACAGGTCATATGTGAGAACAAGGGGCGTAGGCAAAGTCCCCAAGAAAAAGGTAAACATCAAAGTTTTCATTATCattgctgtattttttatttgttttgttcctttccaTTTTGCTCGCATTCCCTACACCCTGAGCCAAACCCGGGATGTCTTTGACTGCTCCGCTGAGAATACTCTGTTTTATGTTAAAGAAAGCACACTTTGGTTGACTTCCTTAAATGCATGCCTGGATCCATTCATCTACTTTTTCCTCTGCAAGTCCTTCAAAAATTCCTTAATGAGTATGCTTAAGTGCTGCAATTCTGCAACGTCTCCATcccaacaaaacaggaaaaaagaacaggatgGTGGTGACCCAAGTGAAGAGACTCCAATGTAA